CCGAGACGCACCCGTGGCGCGGCCACCGCGTCGGCCAGGGCTACGCCGTCGCGGGGAACACGCTGGTCGACGGGCGGACGGTCGACGCCATGGCCGAGCGGTTCGAGGCGACCGCGGGCGAACCGCTGGACGAGCGGCTGCTCGCCGCGCTCGAAGCGGGCCAGCGGGCGGGCGGGGACCGGCGCGGCAAGCAGAGCGCCGCGCTGCACGTGAACGCCGGCGCCCCGCACCCGTACCTGGACCTGCGGGTGGACGACCACCCCGACCCGGTGGCCGAGCTGCGCCGCGTCCACGAGGTCGCCAAGCGGGAGCTGCTGCCGTTCGTGGCGGCACTGCCGACCCGGGAGAACCCGCTGGGCGGGTTCGACGAGCTGCTCGGCTGACTCACCCCGGGCCCGGGTGCGCCAGCAGGGCGTCGAGCACCACGCGCACCAGCGGGTGCTCGTCCCGCCCACACTGGACAGCCGCGAAGACCCGGCGGGTGGGCGCCTTGCCCGCGACCGGCCGCGACACCGCGCCGAGGTCACCGGAGATCGCCGTG
This region of Saccharopolyspora hordei genomic DNA includes:
- a CDS encoding DUF1028 domain-containing protein, producing the protein MTPHGPCASTFSIAAHDVAAGCAGIAISTRMPAIGSLAVHVHAGSGAVATQALINPLLGVDGLELLRTRSADETLRELLASDPGAESRQVIVVDRCGRAAAHTGAETHPWRGHRVGQGYAVAGNTLVDGRTVDAMAERFEATAGEPLDERLLAALEAGQRAGGDRRGKQSAALHVNAGAPHPYLDLRVDDHPDPVAELRRVHEVAKRELLPFVAALPTRENPLGGFDELLG